In Phycisphaerae bacterium RAS2, the DNA window GTCTGCTCCTGCGAGGCGTCCATCCGCCCCGGCGAGAATGGAACCGTCACGTTCATGCCGGCGTTCTTCGCCGCCTGCTCGACGGCCGCGCAGCCCCCCAGCACGATCAGATCAGCGAGCGAGACTTTCTTCCCGCCGCCCGCCGATCCGTTGAACTCGCCTTGAATTCGCTCCAGCGCCTTGAGCACCTTCGCCAATTGCGCCGGTTGATTGGCATCCCAGTCCTTTTGCGGGGCCAGTCGAATCCGCGCACCGTTCGCGCCGCCGCGCCGATCCGATCCGCGGAATGTCGACGCCGACGCCCATGCCGTTGACACCAGCTCCGAAACCGACAACCCCGACGCGAGAATCTGTGCCTTCAGCGCTGCAATGTCCTTCTCATCCACCAGTTTGTGATTGACTGCGGGGATCGGGTCCTGCCAGATCAAGTCCTCCTTCGGTACTTCCGGGCCGAGGTAACACGCTCGCGGCCCCATGTCGCGGTGCGTCAGCTTGAACCACGCCCGCGCGAATGCATCCGCGAACTGATCGGGGTTCGCATGAAACCGGCGCGAAATCTTCTCATACGCCGGATCAACCCGCAGCGACAAATCGGTTGTCAGCATCGACGGCGCGTGCTTCTTCGACGAATCGTGCGCATCGGGAATCTTCCCCGCGCCCGCGTCGCCCTTCGGCTTCCACTGGTGCGCCCCGGCCGGACTCTTCGTCAGCTCCCACTCGTACCCGAACAAGTTGTCGAAGAACCCGTTGCTCCATTTCGTCGGCGTCGCGGTCCACGTCACTTCCAGCCCGCTCGTGATCGCGTCGCCGCCCTTGCCCGATCGGAAACTGCTCTTCCAGCCCAGGCCCTGCTCCTCGAGACCCGCCGCTTCCGGGTCCGCGCCAACCAGCTTCGCGTCGCCCGCGCCGTGCGTCTTGCCGAACGAGTGGCCGCCGGCGATCAGCGCCACCGTCTCTTCATCGTTCATCGCCATCCGCGCGAACGTCTCGCGGATGTCCCGCGCCGCCGCCAGCGGATCGGGCTTGCCGTTCGGGCCTTCGGGATTCACGTAAATCAAACCCATCTGCACGGCTGCCAGGGGATTCTCTAATTCGCGGTCGCCGCTGTAGCGCTTGTCGTCCAGCCACGTCGTTTCCTTGCCCCAGTAAATGTCCTCCTGCGGCTCCCACGTGTCGGCCCGGCCCCCGCCGAAGCCAAATGTCTTGAACCCCATCGACTCCAGCGCCACGTTCCCCGCCAGGATCATCAGATCCGCCCACGAAATCTTCCGCCCGTATTTCTTCTTCACCGGCCACAGCAACCGCCGCGCCTTGTCCAGATTCACGTTGTCGGGCCAACTGTTCAGCGGCGCGAAACGCTGCCCGCCCGTCGTCGCCCCGCCCCGTCCGTCGGCGACGCGATACGTCCCCGCGCTGTGCCACGCCATGCGAATGAACAACGGCCCATAGTGCCCGAAGTCCGCCGGCCACCATTCCTGCGAATCAGTCATTACCGCCGTGAGGTCCTTCTTGAGCGCTTTGAAATCGAGGCTCTTGAATTCCTTCGCGTAATCGAACTCCCGCCCCATCGGGTCGGACTTCGACGAGTGCTGATGCAGAATCTTCAGGTTGAGTTGATTGGGCCACCAGTCGCGGTTCGTCGTCCCCACGCGACCACCGTGACCGAACGGGCACTTGCCTTCGTTTGACATGAAACTGCTCCTTGCTCCTGCGGCCGATTGCCCGGCCGGTAAATGATGAACGGCCCCGGTCGATGACTACCGCCGGGGTTTTTGTGGGAGTTTAGCTCCGAAAGTTGGACATGCACAGCCGAGTCGGCGCGTTAAGGTTTTCCCCGCCCCCGGAGTACCATTGCAACGCGTTAAGGCCTCGAGGGATCGGACCGTGTGCGACGAATGATGCCCGACAAGCTCCGCCTCAACCTGCTCGAATCACGCCGCGGCCGCAAGCTGCTCTTCACGGCGCTGTACTTAAGCGAAGGCGCGCCGATCGGCTACATCTGGTGGGCGCTGCCGACCATGCTTCGCAGCGCGGGCGTGCCGGTGGACCGCATCACCGTCACGACCGCTTCGCTCACGCTCGTGTGGGCCCTGAAGTTCCTCTGGGCGCCGCTCGTCGACGTCGTGCGCTCCAGTCGCTGGGGCCTGCGCCACTGGATCATGCTCACGCAAACCTGCATGGGCCTCGCCCTGCTGCCGCTGATCGTCACGCCCTTTGACGGCCGCCTCGGGCTGCTCACGACCATCCTTTTCATTCACGCCTTCTTCGCCTCGACGCAGGACGCCTCGGTCGATGCCCTTTGCATCGCCTCGACTGCGGGCGAAGAACGCGGCGGAATCAATGGTTGGATGCAACTCGGCATGTTGCTGGGCCGCGCGGCCTTCGGCGGTCTGGCGCTCTATGTCCAGCAATGGATCGGCCAGCGCGG includes these proteins:
- the katG gene encoding Catalase-peroxidase, encoding MSNEGKCPFGHGGRVGTTNRDWWPNQLNLKILHQHSSKSDPMGREFDYAKEFKSLDFKALKKDLTAVMTDSQEWWPADFGHYGPLFIRMAWHSAGTYRVADGRGGATTGGQRFAPLNSWPDNVNLDKARRLLWPVKKKYGRKISWADLMILAGNVALESMGFKTFGFGGGRADTWEPQEDIYWGKETTWLDDKRYSGDRELENPLAAVQMGLIYVNPEGPNGKPDPLAAARDIRETFARMAMNDEETVALIAGGHSFGKTHGAGDAKLVGADPEAAGLEEQGLGWKSSFRSGKGGDAITSGLEVTWTATPTKWSNGFFDNLFGYEWELTKSPAGAHQWKPKGDAGAGKIPDAHDSSKKHAPSMLTTDLSLRVDPAYEKISRRFHANPDQFADAFARAWFKLTHRDMGPRACYLGPEVPKEDLIWQDPIPAVNHKLVDEKDIAALKAQILASGLSVSELVSTAWASASTFRGSDRRGGANGARIRLAPQKDWDANQPAQLAKVLKALERIQGEFNGSAGGGKKVSLADLIVLGGCAAVEQAAKNAGMNVTVPFSPGRMDASQEQTDSASFAVLESVADGFRNYLKTKFTVPAEHLLVDKAQLLTLTAPEMTALVGGLRVLNANHGQTPHGVFTKRKESLTNDFFVNLLDMATEWKPTSKEADLFDGCDRKTGERRWTASRVDLVFGSNSQLRAIAEIYACSDAQEKFVRDFVAAWCKVMNLDRFDLTA